GAATTACAACTAAGTAAAGGAGTTAATGGATTTCGGTTATCAAATCCTCCAATTTTACTAGTCTGTTCTCTCCAAGCTGGTTTAGAGGTAAGTAACTGCTTTATTTTGAGCCTGAATTTGCAAATATAAAATGTTAAATGAATGTTATGGACTTTATTGCTGTCTCCCTTTTAAAAGTCCAGAAAAGCTAAAAAGCCAAGTAGGGTGAAAACAAATAACCAAAAGTTATCCAACCCTGGGAAACCAAGGTCTTTACAAATCTTACTTGTTTCTTCACTATTCCCATAAACTTTGCTGTCAGATTTGGGATACACATGGTTTGCTTGTTCAGTTTTTGTACAGGTCTGACCGCTAGGCTTTTAGGGGGTCAATTCAAAGAGTAGCTTGTCCAATGCAGGCATTTAGGATTTGTCTCTATGCAATTCATGTGAAGGACACCAGTAGAAACTTACGTAGGAGGGAATCATGTAAACCCAAAGGACTGTATCAGGAATTGTTTCTATACATATTTCCCTGTGCAAAACAGGCTTAGCTTCTTAGGAAAAATTAGATGGGGCAGCTGGGTGTTCCACTAACCAATGGCTCTATGATTTTGTCATCCTCTGTAATCCCTTCTatcacaaacagaaaagacagaaactgTCTGTTAATGCTTCCTAAAAGGACAATTCATCAATGTATTCTGGATCTGGACTTTTGCCTTTCACCATCGTACAGTTCCATTTGTGGAACTATTCACTGTTCACCCCTGACATGCGAGACTTTAGATATTTGGAGATGAACAGGATGGTTTTACACTGATTTCCCTATATTAAATTTTGTGTAAGCTGCTTTTCAAGCCAGCCTTGGTTAGCAAGGTTTTGCCACAAGCATAATGacagaaatttatttctgcCAGCATTCCATTAGCATTAGCGTAACAGCAAAGCTGTTGCTGATACAAAGAGCAATGTCTGTACACTGTACATCCTTCTTCCTTATTGActgaaaaaacagtattttaaacaaacaaaatcagaaaattgCCAATTGTGCTCTTTCCTGCTTAGATGCAATGCTGAAGGACTGCAAAGGGCACAGCAATGCTTCTTGTTCTCCCCGacaatttattttgttagtCCTTAAACATccaatatattttaaactttATGTGACCTTCGAGATAAGCTGAAAGCTATTCTGCTATGACCCAGATTGTCAGTGCTCCAGTTTGTGTGGGTTGATGTCATTTAGCCCACTGCGGGGAGCCTGAAACAATGAGGGCTGAGCAGTTTCCATCACCTCCCCTTTCTGTGCCTGTATTACCTTTTGGCACAGCCAGGATTTCCCAGTGCTAATTGCTCTAATACAGTGGGAAACAAAATAGTTTTCATGTCTGGCAAGAGATGGCTAGTGAAATTGCATGCCACCTTCACTGGGACACATTAAGCAGAAGGCAGTGTTTCCAATGGAAACAATGAAAACTGCAAGTGTTAGCGCCTGTTATTCCTCAATAATGCTTAAAGTGACTGTTATGGCAGTTGCTGCTCCCTTTTATGGAAAAAAGGAGAGTGCTCTACAGCCCCatttaaaagatcttttttttttttttttgaaaattttaccCAGGAGACCAGATATTCCTTGCACAAAGCCTGAGCAGACAGATTTTTGCATTCatccctcatcctgctgcaaCGCACAGAGAAATAGGAGACAGGTCTCCGTTTTACCTCCAGTGATGTGCTAAATGGCCATGGGTATACTCTGCCCACTGTGTGGTGAGGAAAGTACCTCTGGATTTCTGTTGACGTGTCTAGGAGCTGCTGGTGGCTCTGCCACATTCATTTCTATGCCTGCAAAGCCTGTCTTATGGCAACCATATTTTAACAGTTGGgatcacagaaggaaaatgtagtTTTGTGCAGCCTTTAGAGGCAGGGTGGAATATTCTTGGAATATTCTACAAAATTTCCAGATGCTGCTGGAAACCAAACTTTGTTGTATTTCTGGTGGGACTTCTCGTCTACCTCTTTATATGCTTTTGAGGTATGTGTAAGGTAATACTATACATATTGATCTTGAAAGGGTGACTCCTTCAGTCTGAAACAATGATTTTCTGAGAAAGAAGATGGTGGATTTTTTGTGCAGGACCTCACCTTGCCTCTGATTTTACAGCTGCAGTCTGTGGAGACATGATTGTCTAAGCACCTATAATGAAGCTATGAGCCACAATGCAGCCTAGATAGAATATTGTGTATGTTGGTGCTACTATTTTGCCACTTCTCCCAGCAGCTGCTtgtatagaaagaaaaataaggaagatCTGCTCAAGGCAGGAGTTGCATTTTCTGTTGTTCCCTGTAGCTGAGTGTTTCCATGTGCACCAGCAGGCGAGGAACAGGAGCTGCATGGCCTTCCAAACTGCTGTGCCACACTGTGCTTGTGTATGTGACAAAGCAGGAATGTCATTTTTAAGAATTACTTTTGTTTCATGATGTTCTGAtacagatttttgtttgctgAAGCTCACTAGTTCTTATACCTGCATTAGGGCACAGAGCTATTAAGCCAGTCAAACAAATACTGTTTCTTTATATGGGCTATCAGATGCAGAGCTTCTGAAAAGCTTTCTGTTCGGGGCATAATAAagcatattttgtatttttgaaaataatggtAGATTAGTCATAATGTTTGCCTTGGGCCTTAACTTTTGTTTCTTGAGGCATGATACCATGTTCTATATGACTTTTCCTTGTGCATCCTTGTTGCATATCTTCAGATTTACAAATGGATGCttagaaaacagtttttgtgtatgtatgtaaatTAATTTATGTAGATGTGTAGAAATCTTTAATAACAGACAGACATCTTTAATTACCTCAAAGTAGTAATGTTATGCTATGTTTCCAAGAACCCAATCTTAAAATGTGTACCAACAATATCTACCTGATATCAACGCTTCAGTCCAAAGATGGTATGTGTGGTAACAACAGCAGACATGAGTCataaagttaaaagaaaaaaataattattatgtAAGTCATTATTAAGTTCAGAAATGGCCTTAATCATCTtcactttttctattttctgttgcAATGCATTACCATCCTAATGATTTAAAATCATTACAGGTTTTTGGTCAAACTACAATGAAAGCATTGAGAAGAAAATCTATTCTGCTTACTGGTTACTTGGAATACCTGATAAATCATCACTACAGTGAGGATAAAGCAAATCCTGAGAAGCCCTTTGTAAAAATCATCACACCACCTCGGATTGAAGAGAGAGGATGCCAACTCACATTAACTTTTTCTCTCCCAATAAAATCTGTGTTTGAGGAGCTGGAAAAGAGAGGAGTAGCTGTGAGTAAATCAAACTTCAACTTCTTGTTCATTGCATTTTGAGCATATGCCCTATGAAGATAATCATTTgtcttttattcttcttctgtAAGGCCAAGAAAGTcttgaaataatgaaaagtgCTTACATAACTTCAATCTTTAATTGTGCAAATGATCAAGAAAGcagtattattttataaattatttgatAGTCTGCAGGCTGTCCTTTCTCTGTTGGTTTATTCTCACACTTCTGTGAGTGGCTTCACTGGTGCACAATGGTGTAGGTGACTTAAAGATGGTCCAAGTAGAATGCCATTTAACTAGTGGTGCCATTTAACAGCATGGTTATCAGTCAGTGCTgctcacaaagaagcaaaactaaATTTAAGGCTACACATTTCATGACTTAGAAGCACTGGGAGGTGAGGCTGATAGCCTAATGCCATATAAATAATATAtgagttttatttctgctgGTAACTCGTGCTCCCAAAGGGCAGCTCTACAGGTGAAATATGCTGCTGTTTTGGTGCTGCCAGGGAATTCCAGGAACTGCAGCTTTTAAGAGGGCCTTATGCTGTTGGCTTGTCTTCGCGATGCAATTATATGCTTCAAATATAAGAGATTATTCTATTCAGCAAAATGTTCAAATTCAcagagaggggaagaaaattaCTGTATGCCCTGTGACATTACTTATGTCTTTAGTTCAAGACAGTCTATCTTACTGTGGCAGCTTTTTAGTCACCTGTATGCTTCCTCAACCATGGGTTACTTTAAGGTTCTAAGGTAGACCTCAGCATAAATTACAGGGCTGCGTAGCCAATTAGAGCGCCTACTGGCACTGCTGTCCTAAGCCTTGAATCCTTTCCTTTTTGGCCACACACCATTCTTCTTGCTCTGCACCTCAGAGTAACGCTCCTCCAAACAGTTTCTTGGATGTTCCTAAATTTTCACTCATGTCTGCACAGATACCCTTCTTCCTTGGTGTAACTCTTAAAAATACAGTctgataaaataaattaaaagtgaCCTGAATTTATTAAGTGTTCCCTTTCTATTTTGCAGTGTGACATGCGAGAACCAAATGCTCTTCGTGTTGCCCCAGTTCCTCTCTACAATTCTTTCCAGGATGTGCACAGATTTATTGAAATCTTGGGATCTGCAATTacttcttcaaaacaaacagcaaacaatACTGCACTATCTGGTTCTTATTGATGGCTCTGCCATATCTTTTAATCTACTTCTGAATAAGATGCATTTATCCCACTAAGCGATTCCTTGCTTTGAGTAAGCGAAGCTATATCCCATgcaatttgcaaaaaaaaatgactgtgcTTGAATAGTTATTTACAACAGACCTAATATTATTAAAGCTCATATTTCCACTTTGCTTTGACTTTGACTTCATGAATTAGTATGCTTTGTATATTTTAATGGGGcttttcataaacattttatGTAGTTTTATTACACTGGCTTTGAGAAGCAGGGAGGAATCGCTATCAACTagaacaggaatgaaaaaaaccTCACCTTCTTTATTATAAAAATGATGGATaataaaaagtggaaaataataGACCAATCGCTAACAGTTAAAAGATACAGtccaatttacatttttaatttatcaatCCCATTTAAAATATGTGGTTTACTAGGAGAGTAAAAGTTAAACAATCAGTTGTT
Above is a genomic segment from Meleagris gallopavo isolate NT-WF06-2002-E0010 breed Aviagen turkey brand Nicholas breeding stock chromosome 7, Turkey_5.1, whole genome shotgun sequence containing:
- the LOC104911834 gene encoding kynureninase-like; protein product: MENKLQLSKGVNGFRLSNPPILLVCSLQAGLEVFGQTTMKALRRKSILLTGYLEYLINHHYSEDKANPEKPFVKIITPPRIEERGCQLTLTFSLPIKSVFEELEKRGVACDMREPNALRVAPVPLYNSFQDVHRFIEILGSAITSSKQTANNTALSGSY